A DNA window from Prochlorococcus marinus XMU1406 contains the following coding sequences:
- the mnmA gene encoding tRNA 2-thiouridine(34) synthase MnmA — MLKTQKDKKLENYLSTNNKTKKKKNIIVGLSGGVDSSLSAALLVERGWNVEGLTLWLMKGQGSCCSEGLVDAAGLCEDLGINHKIIDSREIFEREVIKKTTESYEKGFTPLPCSMCNKNVKFEEMLNYAINKKDFTHIATGHYARIKKSTYAEKLDCKSLVFKDFLLLRGADQNKDQSYFLYSISQEVLSRLKFPLGEMKKEETRKEALRLGLRTAQKPESQDLCLVEHYGSMQKFIDKHIEPKEGEIVHVNGKVLGNHNGIQHFTIGQRKGLGIAWPDPLYVKSLDRVKNIVYVADKSDLLNKEAIISKVNWVSIEEPKQEIEVEAQIRYRSHPVKGTLIPLKNLDNPKTFKLIFDESQNSVTPGQAAVFYKGEILLGGGLIN; from the coding sequence ATGTTAAAGACACAAAAGGATAAAAAATTAGAGAACTATCTTTCTACTAATAATAAAACTAAAAAGAAGAAAAATATTATTGTAGGTCTTTCTGGTGGAGTAGATAGTTCCCTTTCAGCTGCTCTTCTTGTTGAAAGAGGCTGGAATGTTGAGGGACTAACTCTTTGGCTAATGAAAGGACAAGGCTCCTGTTGTTCTGAAGGATTAGTAGATGCTGCCGGCCTTTGTGAAGATTTAGGAATTAATCATAAAATAATAGATTCAAGAGAAATTTTCGAAAGAGAGGTAATTAAAAAAACTACTGAAAGCTACGAGAAAGGATTTACTCCACTTCCATGTTCGATGTGCAATAAGAATGTGAAGTTCGAAGAGATGCTTAATTACGCAATAAACAAAAAAGACTTTACTCATATTGCAACAGGACATTATGCAAGGATAAAAAAATCAACTTATGCTGAAAAACTTGATTGCAAGAGCTTAGTATTTAAGGACTTCCTTCTTCTTAGAGGTGCTGACCAAAACAAAGACCAAAGTTATTTTCTTTATTCTATTTCACAAGAAGTACTAAGCAGATTAAAATTTCCTCTTGGTGAAATGAAAAAAGAAGAAACAAGAAAGGAAGCCCTTAGATTAGGCCTTAGAACTGCTCAAAAACCAGAAAGTCAAGATTTATGTTTAGTTGAGCATTATGGATCAATGCAGAAATTTATCGACAAACACATTGAACCCAAAGAAGGAGAAATTGTGCATGTAAATGGGAAAGTCCTAGGAAATCATAATGGTATTCAGCACTTTACGATAGGTCAAAGAAAAGGTTTGGGCATTGCTTGGCCGGATCCATTATATGTAAAAAGTTTAGACAGGGTAAAAAACATAGTTTATGTAGCGGATAAAAGTGATCTTCTTAATAAAGAAGCAATAATTAGTAAGGTTAACTGGGTTTCAATCGAAGAACCTAAGCAAGAGATAGAAGTAGAAGCACAAATCAGATATAGAAGTCATCCAGTAAAAGGAACTTTAATACCCTTGAAAAATTTAGATAATCCAAAAACATTTAAATTAATTTTTGATGAAAGTCAAAATTCGGTAACACCTGGACAAGCTGCGGTTTTTTATAAAGGAGAAATTTTATTAGGTGGCGGATTAATTAATTAA
- a CDS encoding acyltransferase, translating to MLIPTQIKSLRQYFYPCLGGILGGISVSTNFWLIFMPISLFILWKGSERRIANFWWGFFFILISHSWLYDLHPLTWLGFSWLSSLIIAISILLFCAFLGGILVYLWGLLVESILWKEDVFKMKILPLSVKVFFLSLTWGIGELILSQTPFFWIGLGESLIPGDIYLAGLARWIGASGLCVLQILIGFWIFFSHGRWRRKLYFKKIFLLGLLVIFFLHLFGGLITPIKRNYEYPVAIWQTNIPTREKLKIDDEFIKEKQSIAQKYALSNKAKLLVAPEGTLPNNFYLDKSSRVNMLAGGFRNSNNELRSSLLGFQIADKSFTSFIDKNRLVPLGEKIPRFLDSFSSGLSAVGGIQPGSASRFFDPKFTPPLAVAICYEISDGLKIRKAINNGAKLIITAANLDPYPAKLYNQLLSLARLRSIENKTDNLLVSNTGPSGLVQNDGKIIQLLDLNVEQNKIVFPNFSSEKTLYTKFGDKPILLLFIFLMGLNFFWKIN from the coding sequence TTGTTAATCCCAACTCAAATTAAAAGTCTAAGACAATATTTTTATCCTTGTTTAGGAGGAATTCTGGGAGGAATTTCTGTTTCAACTAACTTTTGGCTGATTTTTATGCCGATATCTTTATTTATTTTGTGGAAGGGAAGTGAGAGACGAATAGCAAATTTTTGGTGGGGTTTTTTCTTCATTTTGATAAGTCATTCATGGTTATATGATCTTCATCCATTAACATGGCTTGGGTTTTCATGGCTTTCAAGTTTAATAATCGCCATTTCAATATTATTATTTTGCGCTTTTTTGGGTGGGATATTAGTTTATTTATGGGGATTGTTAGTTGAAAGTATTCTCTGGAAAGAGGATGTTTTTAAAATGAAAATATTACCTTTATCAGTAAAAGTATTTTTTTTATCTTTGACTTGGGGAATTGGTGAATTGATACTTTCTCAAACACCTTTTTTTTGGATAGGTTTAGGAGAGAGTCTTATCCCAGGTGATATTTATCTTGCTGGTTTGGCAAGATGGATTGGCGCAAGTGGTTTATGCGTATTACAAATATTGATAGGATTTTGGATTTTTTTTAGTCACGGTAGATGGAGAAGAAAACTTTATTTTAAAAAAATATTTCTTTTAGGACTTTTGGTTATTTTTTTCTTACATTTATTTGGAGGCTTAATAACTCCAATAAAAAGAAATTATGAATATCCAGTAGCTATTTGGCAAACTAATATACCAACAAGAGAAAAATTAAAAATAGATGATGAATTTATTAAAGAAAAACAATCTATCGCTCAAAAATATGCTTTATCAAACAAAGCGAAACTTCTTGTTGCTCCTGAAGGAACTCTACCTAATAATTTTTATCTTGATAAAAGTAGTAGGGTTAACATGTTGGCAGGAGGTTTCAGAAATTCTAATAATGAGTTAAGAAGTTCTTTACTCGGATTTCAAATTGCAGATAAATCTTTTACCTCATTTATAGATAAAAATAGACTTGTTCCATTAGGTGAAAAAATACCTAGATTTCTAGATAGTTTTTCAAGCGGATTATCTGCAGTAGGAGGAATTCAACCAGGCTCTGCTTCAAGATTTTTTGATCCTAAATTTACACCCCCATTAGCAGTAGCTATCTGTTATGAAATTAGTGATGGATTGAAAATAAGAAAGGCTATTAATAACGGTGCAAAACTAATAATAACTGCAGCAAATTTAGATCCCTATCCAGCTAAGCTTTATAATCAATTACTATCTTTGGCTAGATTAAGGAGTATTGAAAATAAAACAGATAATCTACTTGTATCAAACACCGGCCCATCGGGTTTAGTTCAAAATGATGGAAAAATAATTCAACTTCTAGATTTAAATGTGGAACAAAATAAAATAGTTTTCCCTAATTTCTCATCCGAAAAGACTTTGTATACAAAATTTGGAGATAAACCTATTTTGTTATTGTTTATATTTTTAATGGGATTAAATTTTTTTTGGAAAATTAATTAA
- a CDS encoding FKBP-type peptidyl-prolyl cis-trans isomerase: MKEVFISFAVFVFCVSLTLFSQFNSPQVVNAAESETQSVQKTTVAKSSNVSNNNLFELDPSDPNPILFAMAEETPSDSNSRTTESGLIIADIVNGEGDEASAGQTVTVNYTGTLEDGTQFDTSIGRAPFSFPLGAGRVIKGWDEGVAGMKVGGKRILTIPPELGYGSRGAGNVIPANATLIFEVELLKVN, encoded by the coding sequence GTGAAAGAAGTCTTTATTAGTTTTGCAGTTTTTGTTTTTTGTGTTTCATTAACTCTTTTCAGTCAATTTAATTCACCACAAGTTGTTAATGCTGCCGAATCAGAAACTCAGTCAGTACAAAAAACAACTGTTGCAAAATCATCAAATGTCTCAAATAATAATTTATTTGAACTAGACCCATCAGATCCAAATCCTATACTTTTCGCTATGGCAGAAGAAACACCATCAGACAGCAATTCAAGGACTACAGAAAGTGGTCTAATTATTGCAGATATTGTAAATGGGGAAGGAGATGAAGCCAGCGCTGGACAAACAGTTACAGTAAATTACACAGGGACTCTAGAAGACGGAACCCAATTCGACACAAGTATCGGTAGAGCTCCATTCAGCTTTCCTTTGGGTGCTGGACGAGTAATAAAAGGCTGGGACGAGGGTGTAGCAGGTATGAAGGTTGGAGGGAAAAGAATATTAACAATCCCTCCGGAACTTGGATACGGATCAAGAGGAGCAGGAAATGTAATTCCCGCCAATGCAACTTTGATATTTGAAGTTGAATTATTAAAAGTCAATTAA
- the sodN gene encoding superoxide dismutase, Ni — translation MLSKLINSFLDKKTPMTVHAHCDGPCGVYDPASTRVAAEAVLSMTKKLIALEAPSSTDSAEWATYSNTFSRYVAVKEDQAKETKKEILILWTDYFKPVHLETYPDLHETIWKAAKLCSACKVNIDLAQAEELISYVEKIHNIFWASKGRSDAFVKAS, via the coding sequence ATGTTAAGTAAATTAATCAATTCTTTCCTAGATAAAAAAACTCCAATGACAGTCCATGCTCACTGTGATGGACCTTGTGGTGTTTATGATCCAGCATCTACGAGAGTTGCTGCTGAAGCAGTTTTATCAATGACAAAAAAACTTATTGCACTAGAAGCCCCCTCTAGCACTGATTCAGCAGAGTGGGCTACTTACAGTAATACATTTTCTAGATATGTTGCAGTTAAAGAAGATCAAGCAAAAGAAACGAAGAAAGAAATTCTAATTTTGTGGACAGATTACTTTAAACCAGTTCACTTAGAAACTTATCCAGACTTACATGAAACCATTTGGAAGGCGGCCAAATTATGCAGTGCATGCAAAGTTAATATTGATTTAGCACAAGCAGAAGAACTCATAAGTTATGTAGAAAAGATTCATAATATTTTCTGGGCTTCAAAAGGAAGATCAGACGCTTTTGTAAAAGCTAGTTAA
- the sodX gene encoding nickel-type superoxide dismutase maturation protease, with protein MLFFLGLRQTAIISGESMLPYLKEGDIVFFKKYKKNKSILKNRQIVIFYHPLKNKNLIKRINSVNQNNIEVFGDNIEFSEDSNKFGLINKEKIIGIVTSKLIIPKLKIF; from the coding sequence ATTTTATTCTTTTTAGGTTTAAGACAAACCGCAATTATTAGTGGTGAATCAATGTTACCTTACCTAAAAGAAGGGGACATTGTATTTTTTAAAAAATATAAAAAGAATAAATCAATACTAAAAAATCGCCAAATAGTTATTTTTTATCATCCACTTAAAAATAAAAATCTAATAAAAAGGATAAATTCAGTGAATCAAAATAATATTGAGGTTTTTGGCGACAATATTGAATTTAGCGAAGATAGTAATAAATTTGGATTAATCAATAAAGAAAAAATAATTGGGATTGTTACCTCTAAATTAATTATTCCTAAATTAAAAATTTTTTAA
- a CDS encoding hydantoin utilization protein A: MQAVIFTGIVAGFVHVISGADHLVAMAPAAINYPQKALKNSFSWGLGHSSGVLLLAFLAIFVKDITPLNKFSNIAEFLVGISLLIVGVFAIKNSFQLSIHSHSHKHENGIAHRHFHFHVKEQKNNNKHSHALTGLGLLHGIAGGSHFLAVLPALALPLTSAFLYLISYLIGSLISMNLFTCLISFTTFKANQKFIKRLIALAGGLSFSMGLFWIQRSASVFLN; the protein is encoded by the coding sequence ATGCAGGCTGTAATTTTTACAGGTATAGTTGCAGGATTTGTGCATGTTATTAGTGGCGCTGATCATCTAGTTGCAATGGCACCAGCAGCGATTAATTATCCCCAAAAAGCTCTTAAAAATAGTTTCTCATGGGGCTTAGGACACTCTTCGGGAGTCCTCCTTTTAGCTTTTCTAGCGATTTTTGTTAAAGATATTACTCCATTAAACAAATTTTCCAATATTGCCGAATTCTTAGTGGGAATTTCTCTTCTAATTGTGGGAGTATTTGCTATAAAAAATTCTTTTCAATTAAGTATCCACTCGCATTCACATAAGCATGAGAATGGAATTGCCCATCGTCACTTTCACTTTCATGTTAAAGAACAAAAAAATAATAATAAGCATTCACATGCTTTGACAGGTTTAGGCTTGCTTCACGGTATAGCTGGAGGTTCACATTTTCTTGCAGTTCTTCCTGCTTTAGCACTACCTTTAACAAGTGCTTTCTTATATTTGATTTCATATTTGATTGGTTCACTAATAAGTATGAATCTTTTTACTTGTTTAATATCTTTTACCACCTTTAAAGCAAATCAAAAATTTATTAAAAGATTAATAGCTTTAGCAGGTGGGCTTTCCTTTTCTATGGGATTATTTTGGATTCAAAGAAGTGCTTCTGTTTTTTTGAATTAA
- the trpC gene encoding indole-3-glycerol phosphate synthase TrpC: MEIRRRPPNPTVRVEKLEYAVPHREAQAKNILEEIVWHKDIEIKNFKKIVSLEDLIKKIENLPAPKDFYKNILESKIKPGVIAEIKKASPSKGVIRKDFNPEDIAVCYEGLGASCISVLTDKRFFQGSYEILETVRKSTNLPLLCKDFIISAYQIYKARVSGADAILLIAAILSDDDLIYLKKIADNLKMSVLVEVHNDNELERILKLKSFNLIGINNRDLKTFKTDLKTSIELMHTYADIFLKQNILPISESGINCAEDLESLRSFGIKGVLIGETFMRESDIEQTFKRLFNSL; this comes from the coding sequence ATGGAGATAAGACGTAGGCCACCAAATCCGACAGTAAGGGTTGAAAAATTAGAATATGCTGTACCTCATAGAGAAGCACAAGCAAAAAATATTCTTGAAGAAATTGTATGGCACAAGGACATTGAAATTAAGAATTTTAAAAAAATAGTTTCTTTAGAAGATCTAATCAAAAAGATTGAAAACCTTCCTGCTCCCAAAGATTTTTATAAAAATATCTTGGAGTCAAAAATAAAACCAGGAGTAATTGCTGAAATAAAAAAAGCTAGTCCGAGTAAAGGAGTTATTAGAAAAGATTTTAATCCTGAAGATATAGCAGTTTGTTATGAAGGATTAGGTGCATCATGTATCTCAGTACTTACTGATAAAAGGTTTTTTCAAGGTAGTTATGAAATACTCGAAACTGTAAGGAAATCAACTAATCTCCCTCTACTCTGCAAAGATTTTATTATTTCTGCTTATCAGATTTATAAAGCAAGGGTATCTGGTGCTGATGCAATATTATTAATTGCTGCGATTTTAAGTGATGACGATTTAATTTATCTAAAGAAAATAGCTGATAATTTAAAGATGAGTGTCCTTGTTGAAGTTCATAACGATAATGAATTAGAAAGGATTCTAAAGTTAAAATCTTTTAATCTTATTGGAATAAATAATAGGGACCTAAAGACTTTTAAAACGGATTTAAAAACATCAATAGAATTGATGCATACATATGCTGATATATTTTTAAAACAAAATATTCTTCCCATTAGTGAATCCGGAATTAATTGTGCCGAAGATTTAGAATCGCTTAGATCTTTTGGAATCAAGGGAGTATTAATTGGTGAAACTTTTATGAGAGAAAGTGATATTGAACAAACTTTCAAGAGATTATTTAACTCACTTTAA
- the lpdA gene encoding dihydrolipoyl dehydrogenase: MTDSNFDFDLIVIGAGYGGFDAAKHAAGKGLKVAIVESSDMGGTCVNKGCVPSKALLAASGKVREIADYEHLAKFGIHSSPVRFERSKIADHANNLVLNVRENLTKTLKRSGVEIILGIGRIEGNQKVGVRDKNGIDKIFTCKNIVLATGSSPFVPRGITLDNRTVFTSDDAVKLEWLPRWIAIIGSGYIGLEFADVYTALGCEVTMIEALENIMPTFDPDITKIAKKKLIQARDIDTKSNVFATKITPGCPVKIELTDPKSKEVVETLEVDAVLVATGRSPNSNNLNLESVGIETIKGFIPVDDQMRVKNGDEIIPNIWAVGDVTGKLMLAHTAAAQGTIAVDNICGENVEINYQSIPAATFTHPEISSVGLSEAEAKEKSEKENFTMGVVKSFFKANSKALAELESDGLLKLIFNKDNGKVLGAHIFGLHAADLIQEISNAISRNQDVIELSKEVHTHPTLSEVVEVAYKQAAYQINNI, translated from the coding sequence GTGACTGATTCAAATTTTGATTTTGATTTAATCGTAATAGGAGCAGGATATGGAGGTTTTGATGCCGCTAAACATGCTGCTGGTAAGGGACTGAAAGTCGCAATAGTAGAATCTTCAGATATGGGGGGCACTTGTGTTAACAAGGGTTGCGTTCCATCTAAAGCTCTTTTGGCTGCAAGTGGAAAAGTTAGAGAAATAGCTGATTATGAACATTTAGCTAAATTTGGTATTCATTCTTCTCCAGTAAGGTTCGAGAGATCAAAAATTGCAGATCATGCAAATAATTTAGTTTTAAATGTTAGAGAAAATTTAACAAAAACTCTTAAAAGGAGTGGAGTTGAAATTATTTTGGGTATTGGCAGAATTGAAGGAAATCAAAAAGTAGGTGTAAGAGATAAAAACGGAATTGATAAAATTTTCACATGTAAGAATATTGTTTTAGCAACTGGTTCTTCTCCTTTTGTACCCCGTGGAATAACTTTGGATAATAGGACTGTATTTACTAGTGATGATGCTGTTAAACTTGAGTGGCTTCCAAGATGGATAGCAATTATTGGAAGTGGATATATAGGACTAGAATTTGCTGATGTTTATACCGCGCTTGGTTGTGAAGTTACCATGATCGAGGCTTTGGAAAATATTATGCCAACATTTGATCCAGACATCACTAAAATCGCTAAGAAGAAACTTATTCAAGCAAGAGATATAGACACAAAATCAAATGTTTTTGCGACAAAAATAACACCTGGATGCCCTGTAAAAATTGAGCTGACAGATCCAAAATCTAAAGAAGTTGTTGAAACTTTAGAAGTTGACGCTGTACTAGTTGCAACTGGTAGAAGTCCTAATAGTAATAACTTAAATCTAGAGTCGGTTGGTATTGAAACAATAAAAGGTTTCATTCCTGTAGATGATCAAATGAGAGTTAAAAATGGTGATGAAATAATACCTAATATTTGGGCTGTTGGAGATGTAACAGGCAAACTAATGCTTGCCCATACAGCTGCAGCGCAGGGTACTATTGCTGTTGATAATATTTGCGGTGAAAATGTCGAAATTAACTATCAAAGTATCCCTGCAGCAACCTTTACTCACCCTGAGATAAGTTCAGTTGGTCTCTCTGAAGCTGAAGCTAAAGAGAAATCTGAAAAAGAAAATTTTACTATGGGTGTTGTCAAAAGTTTTTTTAAGGCTAATTCAAAAGCATTAGCTGAATTGGAGAGTGATGGATTGCTAAAGTTGATTTTTAATAAAGATAATGGGAAAGTATTAGGTGCTCATATTTTTGGGTTACATGCAGCTGATTTAATACAAGAAATTTCGAACGCTATTTCAAGGAACCAAGATGTAATTGAATTATCTAAAGAAGTTCATACTCATCCCACTCTTAGTGAAGTAGTGGAGGTCGCATATAAACAAGCGGCTTATCAAATAAATAATATCTAA
- a CDS encoding TrmH family RNA methyltransferase — MFKLLIENTFLKITSKNNNLVKRFRSFKRRSSPKDQDFFCIEGTHLIEELLKSGKNPSKILVTEKWLRKNQNLSKKFHHSLINIVSEEVLASAISTINPDGIAALVEISAIPNYQFNKKDDFVLVLDKIQDPGNMGNLFRTALAAEVDSIFLAGGAHPLGQKVLRASSGAVFHLPFLRFDGTEEEILNSLLKSLSELSNEGFKILSTSSHNKSSKKSPKPYWEVDWSRRTALILGNEGQGIHKKIQEAFNETITIPHSELVESLNVACVAVPLLLERKRVAYTSN, encoded by the coding sequence ATTTTCAAATTACTCATAGAAAATACTTTTTTAAAAATAACTAGTAAAAACAATAATCTAGTTAAAAGATTTAGATCATTTAAAAGAAGATCATCTCCAAAAGATCAAGACTTTTTTTGCATAGAGGGTACACATCTTATTGAAGAATTACTGAAGTCTGGAAAAAATCCCTCTAAGATTTTAGTTACCGAAAAATGGCTAAGAAAAAATCAAAATCTAAGCAAAAAATTTCATCACTCATTAATAAATATTGTCTCAGAGGAAGTCTTGGCATCTGCGATTTCAACAATTAATCCAGATGGTATAGCAGCTTTGGTAGAGATTTCAGCAATACCTAATTATCAATTTAATAAAAAAGATGATTTTGTTCTTGTTCTCGACAAGATTCAAGATCCTGGGAATATGGGTAATCTTTTTAGAACTGCTTTAGCTGCAGAGGTTGATTCAATTTTTTTAGCTGGAGGTGCGCATCCATTAGGCCAAAAGGTATTAAGGGCATCCTCTGGTGCAGTTTTTCATCTGCCATTTTTAAGATTTGATGGAACTGAAGAAGAAATATTAAATTCTTTACTTAAGTCTTTGTCTGAATTATCAAATGAAGGATTTAAGATTTTATCTACTAGTAGCCATAATAAAAGTTCAAAAAAATCTCCAAAACCTTATTGGGAAGTTGATTGGTCTAGACGTACCGCATTAATTTTGGGTAATGAAGGACAAGGTATTCATAAAAAAATTCAAGAAGCTTTTAATGAAACAATTACAATTCCGCATAGTGAGCTTGTAGAATCATTGAATGTGGCTTGTGTTGCAGTTCCGTTATTACTAGAACGAAAAAGAGTCGCATACACTTCTAATTAA
- the murA gene encoding UDP-N-acetylglucosamine 1-carboxyvinyltransferase has product MICGSKKKSYLKSQNLKILGQGKLNGIVKISGAKNSALVLLASSLLTNEKIILENVPFLTDIEKMGNILKNLGVNLVHKKNQLEIDPTTISIKELPYELVKGLRASFFCIGALLTKFGEAQVPLPGGCNIGSRPIDEHINGLIALGADIIIEEGIVKAKIRGNKNRLHGTHIKLKCPSVGATETLIMAASLAKGRTTIENAAREPEVQDLCQMLNKMGAKIYDSGKETIIIDGVNKLGGCTHKVIPDRIEAGTFLIAAAATSSSITISPVIPHHLEAVTNKLKESGSKITIKGNSISIKSKEIKGVDIETAPFPGFPTDLQAPFTALMTIANGESKITETIFENRMNHIYLLNKMGAHIKLNKNVAHIKGVKTINGMNLVGSDLRSSAALIIAGIIAKGSSKIYGLEHLDRGYENFELKLKNLGIKIIREISTIGENGYKFKPKSENLSELKVA; this is encoded by the coding sequence ATGATTTGCGGAAGCAAAAAGAAGTCATATCTTAAATCTCAAAATTTAAAGATTCTTGGCCAAGGCAAGTTAAATGGAATAGTTAAGATAAGTGGGGCGAAGAATTCGGCCTTAGTTTTGTTAGCCTCATCATTGCTTACTAATGAAAAAATAATTCTTGAAAATGTACCTTTTCTCACTGATATTGAAAAAATGGGAAATATCCTAAAAAATTTAGGAGTGAATTTAGTTCATAAAAAAAACCAACTAGAAATTGATCCAACAACTATTTCCATTAAAGAACTTCCATATGAACTTGTTAAAGGATTAAGAGCTAGTTTCTTTTGTATAGGTGCACTTTTAACTAAATTTGGAGAAGCTCAAGTACCCTTACCAGGTGGGTGCAATATTGGCTCAAGACCAATAGACGAGCACATTAATGGATTAATCGCATTAGGAGCAGACATTATTATTGAAGAGGGAATTGTCAAGGCAAAAATAAGGGGAAACAAAAATAGACTTCATGGCACTCATATTAAATTAAAGTGTCCAAGTGTAGGTGCGACTGAAACTTTAATAATGGCAGCTTCTTTAGCTAAAGGAAGAACTACTATTGAAAATGCTGCTAGAGAGCCTGAAGTTCAAGATTTATGCCAAATGCTTAATAAAATGGGGGCAAAAATTTATGACTCCGGTAAAGAAACAATAATTATTGATGGTGTTAATAAGCTAGGCGGTTGCACCCATAAAGTAATTCCAGACCGAATAGAAGCCGGAACTTTTCTAATAGCTGCTGCTGCAACTTCCTCTTCAATAACAATTTCTCCAGTAATCCCTCATCATCTTGAAGCTGTTACTAATAAGCTTAAAGAGAGTGGGAGTAAAATTACGATTAAAGGTAATTCGATTTCAATCAAGAGTAAAGAGATTAAGGGAGTAGATATTGAAACAGCTCCTTTTCCAGGCTTTCCTACTGATTTGCAGGCACCATTTACAGCTCTAATGACAATCGCAAATGGTGAATCAAAGATAACCGAAACAATTTTCGAAAACAGAATGAATCATATTTATTTACTTAATAAAATGGGTGCCCATATAAAACTAAACAAAAACGTAGCTCACATCAAAGGTGTTAAAACAATTAATGGGATGAATCTAGTTGGCTCAGATTTAAGGTCATCAGCTGCATTAATAATTGCAGGAATCATCGCAAAAGGTAGTAGTAAGATCTATGGATTAGAACATTTAGATAGAGGTTATGAAAATTTTGAATTAAAACTAAAAAATTTAGGTATTAAAATAATCAGAGAGATCAGTACTATTGGGGAGAATGGATATAAATTTAAACCTAAATCTGAGAATCTTTCAGAACTGAAAGTAGCTTAG
- a CDS encoding aspartate aminotransferase family protein produces MNTYSRFDISFKKGKGCWLWDKTGKKYLDAVAGIATCSLGHSDRVLRRKLSTQLKKIQHISNLYNIEEQEQLSRTLTNMSCADSVFFCNSGAEANESAIKLIKKYGNTTNKGKESFILAAESSFHGRTLAALSATGQPKYQKGFEPMIKGFKFFKFNNFDSVKKLFEECENNDQKISGVLVEPIQGEGGVIPGSKIFFKSLKGICDKYNSLLILDEVQSGVGRTGKMWGYENLGIEPDGFTLAKGLGGGHAIGALLVKEKANIFSPGDHASTFGGNPFACKAALTVLEEINRRNLINNVYLRGEQLSAGFKELSKKFPNIISGQRGLGLIQGLVINDDYADAKEITLKAFDKGLLVVPAGGNVVRIVPPLVISRREINILLDKLNSIFEEL; encoded by the coding sequence ATGAACACTTATAGTCGGTTCGATATATCTTTCAAAAAAGGAAAAGGTTGTTGGCTTTGGGACAAAACAGGTAAAAAGTATCTTGATGCAGTCGCTGGTATAGCTACTTGTAGTCTTGGACATAGCGATAGAGTTTTAAGAAGAAAGCTATCAACTCAACTTAAAAAGATTCAGCACATTTCAAATCTCTACAACATTGAAGAACAAGAACAATTAAGCAGAACTTTAACGAATATGAGTTGTGCCGATAGTGTCTTTTTCTGCAATAGTGGTGCTGAAGCGAATGAATCAGCAATTAAATTAATTAAAAAATATGGAAATACAACAAATAAAGGTAAAGAATCATTTATTCTCGCTGCAGAATCCAGCTTTCATGGAAGGACGCTGGCAGCCTTGAGCGCTACTGGTCAGCCCAAATATCAAAAAGGTTTCGAACCCATGATTAAAGGATTCAAATTTTTTAAATTTAACAATTTTGATTCGGTAAAAAAATTATTTGAAGAGTGTGAAAATAATGATCAAAAAATTTCTGGCGTTTTAGTTGAACCAATACAAGGAGAAGGAGGCGTAATTCCCGGAAGTAAAATATTTTTTAAAAGCCTAAAAGGTATATGTGACAAATATAATTCTCTTCTTATTTTAGATGAGGTCCAAAGTGGAGTAGGTCGAACTGGGAAAATGTGGGGTTATGAGAATTTAGGAATTGAACCTGATGGATTCACCCTTGCTAAAGGATTAGGCGGAGGTCATGCAATTGGAGCATTATTAGTAAAAGAAAAAGCTAACATTTTTTCTCCAGGAGATCATGCAAGCACTTTCGGAGGGAACCCATTTGCTTGTAAGGCTGCCCTAACTGTATTAGAAGAAATAAATAGAAGAAATCTTATCAATAATGTTTATCTAAGAGGGGAACAACTAAGTGCTGGGTTTAAAGAATTGTCAAAAAAATTTCCAAATATTATTAGTGGGCAAAGAGGTTTAGGTCTAATACAAGGTCTTGTGATCAATGATGATTATGCTGATGCAAAAGAAATTACATTAAAAGCTTTTGATAAAGGATTACTCGTAGTTCCTGCAGGAGGAAACGTTGTGAGGATTGTCCCACCATTGGTTATATCTCGAAGAGAAATTAATATTCTTTTGGATAAGCTAAATTCAATTTTTGAAGAGTTATAG